Proteins encoded within one genomic window of Petrotoga sp. 9PWA.NaAc.5.4:
- a CDS encoding glycosyltransferase family 4 protein, which yields MKINILSIAEKYPGQGVYSVSQDHKYLLKKYADYEVYENKLFGDFDILHIHTVNPKSFFSLLFHRKKSYNVISAHIVPNSLKGSLKLNKILMFLFKIYLKYFYILTDTVLAVSEETKKELIDDLKIKEEKILVFNNFVRRDLFYTDPENKAKKKNLLRKKYNYNPEDFIILSVGQIQPRKGVFDFYELAKKEKNMKFIWVGGTPFKDFTEDYKEMKELIKNIPKNLKFVGNVDREKIIDYYLLSDVFFLPSIHETFGLVVLEAAGSGLPIVLRDLDVYKTIFAPYYLAGNNIEDFLSIFKKLKNDKNLYKEYELNSYNLFEKYSEENVFKKLKVIYETGVSKKGGKNV from the coding sequence TTGAAAATAAATATTTTGTCAATCGCAGAAAAATATCCTGGCCAAGGAGTCTACTCGGTTTCACAAGATCACAAATATTTATTAAAAAAATATGCAGATTACGAGGTTTATGAAAACAAATTATTTGGTGATTTTGATATACTTCACATTCATACTGTAAATCCAAAAAGTTTTTTTTCTCTACTATTTCATAGAAAAAAATCTTACAACGTAATAAGTGCTCATATTGTTCCTAATTCTTTAAAAGGTAGCTTAAAACTAAATAAAATTTTAATGTTTCTTTTTAAAATATATTTAAAATATTTTTATATATTGACAGATACTGTTTTGGCAGTCAGCGAAGAAACAAAAAAAGAATTAATTGACGATTTAAAAATAAAAGAAGAAAAAATTTTAGTTTTTAATAATTTTGTTAGAAGAGATCTATTTTATACAGACCCTGAAAATAAAGCAAAAAAGAAAAACCTCTTAAGGAAAAAATATAATTATAATCCAGAGGATTTTATAATTTTAAGTGTTGGCCAAATACAGCCAAGGAAGGGTGTTTTTGATTTTTATGAATTAGCTAAAAAAGAAAAAAATATGAAATTCATCTGGGTCGGAGGAACGCCTTTTAAAGACTTCACAGAAGATTATAAAGAAATGAAAGAACTAATTAAAAATATCCCAAAAAATCTAAAATTTGTAGGGAATGTTGATAGAGAAAAAATTATAGACTATTATTTATTATCAGATGTTTTTTTCTTACCTTCCATACATGAAACCTTTGGTTTAGTCGTTCTTGAAGCAGCTGGAAGCGGATTACCTATAGTTTTAAGGGATTTAGACGTTTACAAAACTATATTCGCACCTTATTATTTAGCCGGAAACAATATTGAAGATTTTTTATCAATATTTAAAAAATTAAAAAACGATAAAAACCTATATAAAGAATATGAACTTAATTCATACAATTTATTTGAAAAATATTCAGAAGAAAATGTTTTCAAAAAATTAAAAGTAATATATGAAACAGGAGTTTCCAAAAAAGGAGGCAAAAATGTCTAA
- a CDS encoding lysylphosphatidylglycerol synthase transmembrane domain-containing protein, which produces MSKETTNNNSHSLNKKKIIINIILALIIGLTINILISFFANFEETLNVLKTTKFSFILKVFLAFSIAYLIDILRLYIVTFSFQKRIKFKDAMFNTFSYYFVSNITPMASGGQPYQIYHLNKIGIESTLATNIVLSHFVENLIFSASIILIFMHRVVNILNKAGARKHLLIIGIILSLSFSFIVILLFIRPKFVYNIFKFIVKIVPMKNKTKFEKRIANLENWLEELKESINSLWIKKSIIVIIDFILGGFIVLFHALGLYLTLVGITGINLQFLDVFTLFVIMNFVIYYIPTPGSSGGVEVLYGIVLSGFIPGKFVSSTILIWRFATYYLQIAFQGLIMYLSKSNHKKTIES; this is translated from the coding sequence ATGTCTAAAGAAACTACCAACAATAATTCTCACTCGTTAAACAAGAAAAAAATAATCATCAATATAATATTAGCATTAATAATAGGTTTAACGATAAACATCTTGATATCATTTTTTGCCAATTTTGAAGAAACTTTAAATGTTTTAAAAACTACAAAGTTTTCTTTCATATTGAAAGTCTTTTTAGCTTTCTCAATAGCTTATTTAATTGATATATTAAGACTATACATTGTTACTTTTAGCTTTCAAAAAAGAATAAAATTTAAAGATGCTATGTTTAATACTTTTTCATATTATTTTGTTTCAAACATTACTCCCATGGCAAGTGGTGGTCAACCTTACCAGATTTATCATTTAAATAAAATAGGAATAGAATCAACTTTGGCAACTAATATTGTACTTTCGCATTTTGTAGAAAATTTAATTTTCTCTGCTTCAATAATTTTAATATTTATGCATCGAGTAGTTAATATTTTGAATAAAGCCGGGGCACGAAAACACTTACTAATAATTGGTATTATTCTTTCGCTTTCTTTTTCTTTTATAGTAATTTTATTGTTTATAAGGCCGAAATTCGTTTACAATATATTTAAGTTTATAGTCAAAATCGTTCCTATGAAAAATAAAACTAAATTTGAAAAAAGAATAGCCAATTTGGAAAATTGGCTTGAAGAATTAAAAGAAAGCATAAATTCACTATGGATAAAAAAATCAATTATTGTTATAATAGATTTTATACTCGGAGGTTTTATAGTACTTTTTCATGCGCTTGGTTTATATTTAACTTTAGTTGGGATAACTGGAATAAATCTACAATTTTTAGACGTTTTTACCCTCTTTGTGATTATGAACTTTGTTATTTATTATATTCCTACTCCCGGGTCTTCAGGAGGCGTTGAAGTTTTGTATGGAATAGTTTTATCTGGATTTATACCCGGAAAATTTGTTTCTTCCACCATACTCATATGGCGATTTGCAACTTATTACTTACAAATAGCTTTTCAAGGATTAATCATGTATTTAAGTAAAAGCAATCACAAAAAAACTATTGAATCTTAA
- the glpX gene encoding class II fructose-bisphosphatase, with the protein MDKKIYPELTMDLVRVTEASALVSSLYLGSGDMKKIKDISVDAMRGMFDYIDFKGNIAMSKYEESDSKMLYVGEKVGTWNDDSTEMDLIVDPIDGIKLAAFGLPNSISVVAATVKGGIKILPTFYSYKLAVGKELKGKLDIRKSIKENIEIACKTLKISASSITFVLLNRQRHEEIIEEIKESGARMKLISDGDITAAIATAIPDSGVDIYVGIGGSLEGILAAAALSTLDGEIQMKLWPRDRIESDSIREKGWDPEEIFYTNDLINGEDVIFSATGITDGDLLKGVKYVKGYAYTDTLTMRKRSATIRKISAMHSLANKTIKLKSLEDIKLVDLRNLY; encoded by the coding sequence GTGGATAAAAAAATTTATCCTGAATTAACAATGGACCTTGTAAGAGTTACAGAAGCATCTGCACTTGTTAGCAGTTTATACTTAGGTTCCGGAGATATGAAAAAAATAAAAGATATCTCTGTTGATGCAATGAGAGGGATGTTCGACTATATTGATTTTAAGGGTAACATAGCAATGAGTAAATATGAAGAAAGTGATTCTAAGATGTTATACGTAGGTGAAAAAGTTGGTACATGGAATGATGATTCGACCGAAATGGATTTGATTGTTGATCCAATTGATGGCATAAAATTGGCGGCTTTCGGCCTTCCAAATTCTATAAGTGTAGTAGCAGCTACAGTTAAAGGAGGAATTAAAATTTTACCTACATTTTATTCTTACAAATTGGCGGTGGGGAAAGAGTTGAAAGGTAAATTGGATATCAGAAAATCTATAAAAGAAAACATAGAGATTGCATGTAAAACATTAAAAATTTCTGCAAGCAGTATAACTTTTGTACTTTTAAATAGGCAGAGGCATGAAGAAATCATAGAAGAAATTAAAGAAAGTGGAGCAAGAATGAAACTGATCAGTGATGGCGATATCACAGCTGCTATAGCAACAGCTATTCCTGATAGTGGTGTAGATATATATGTTGGAATAGGTGGTTCTTTAGAAGGAATTTTGGCGGCTGCAGCATTAAGTACTTTAGATGGAGAAATTCAAATGAAACTTTGGCCAAGAGATAGAATTGAATCTGATTCTATACGAGAGAAAGGATGGGATCCAGAGGAAATTTTTTATACGAATGACTTAATAAACGGAGAAGATGTAATATTTTCTGCAACAGGTATTACCGATGGAGATTTGTTAAAGGGCGTTAAATATGTAAAAGGTTATGCATATACAGATACATTAACTATGAGAAAAAGAAGTGCGACAATAAGAAAAATAAGTGCTATGCATAGTTTAGCAAATAAGACTATAAAACTTAAATCTTTGGAAGATATAAAATTAGTGGATTTAAGAAATTTATATTAA